One part of the Ovis canadensis isolate MfBH-ARS-UI-01 breed Bighorn chromosome 8, ARS-UI_OviCan_v2, whole genome shotgun sequence genome encodes these proteins:
- the COL10A1 gene encoding collagen alpha-1(X) chain codes for MLPQTAFLLLMSLNLVHGVFYTEQYQTPTGIKGPPSNTKTQFFIPYAIKGKGVSLRGEQGIPGPPGPAGPRGHPGPSGPPGKPGTGSPGPQGQPGLPGPPGPSATGKPGLPGLPGKQGERGLNGPKGDIGPAGLPGPRGPPGPPGSPGPAGISVPGKPGPQGPTGEPGPRGFTGEKGAPGVPGLNGQKGETGYCAPCRPGERGLPGPQGPTGPPGPPGVGKRGENGLPGQPGLKGDQGVPGERGPAGPPGPQGPPGEQGPEGIGKPGAPGTPGQPGVPGMKGHPGAPGTAGLPGAPGFGKPGLPGLKGQRGPVGLPGSPGAKGEQGPAGHPGGAGLPGPSGNMGPQGPKGIPGDPGLPGPKGEMGPVGPAGNPGAKGERGSSGLDGKPGYPGEPGLNGPKGNPGLPGPKGDPGIAGSPGLPGPVGPAGAKGVPGHNGEAGPRGVPGIPGTRGPIGPPGIPGFPGSKGDAGIPGPPGPAGIAVKGLNGPTGPPGPPGPRGNAGEPGLPGPPGPPGPPGQAALPEDFVKAGQRPFVSANQGVTGMPVSAFTVILSKAYPAIGTPIPFDKILYNKQQHYDPRTGIFTCKIPGIYYFSYHIHVKGTHAWVGLYKNGTPVMYTYDEYIKGYLDQASGSAVIDLTENDQVWLQLPNAGSNGLYSSEYVHSSFSGFLVAPM; via the exons ATGCTGCCACAAACAGCCTTTTTGCTGCTAATGTCCTTGAACTTGGTTCATGGAGTGTTTTATACTGAGCAATACCAAACACCTACGGGCATAAAAGGCCCACCATCCAACACCAAGACACAGTTCTTCATCCCTTATGCCATAAAGGGTAAAG GCGTGTCACTAAGAGGAGAGCAGGGTATCCCCGGTCCACCAGGCCCCGCTGGACCTCGAGGGCACCCAGGCCCgtcaggaccaccaggaaaacccgGCACCGGAAGTCCTGGGCCCCAAGGACAGCCAGGGTTGCCAGGACCACCGGGACCATCAGCCACTGGGAAGCCAGGTTTGCCAGGACTCCCAGGAAAACAAGGGGAGAGAGGACTAAATGGACCAAAAGGAGATATTGGACCAGCTGGTTTACCAGGACCACGGGGCCCACCAGGGCCACCTGGAAGCCCCGGCCCAGCTGGAATTTCTGTTCCAGGAAAACCTGGGCCACAAGGACCTACAGGAGAACCAGGTCCCAGGGGCTTTACCGGAGAAAAGGGTGCACCAGGGGTCCCTGGACTGAATGGACAGAAAGGGGAAACGGGGTATTGTGCTCCTTGCCGCCCAGGTGAGAGGGGCCTCCCAGGTCCTCAGGGTCCCACGGGACCACCTGGCCCTCCTGGAGTGGGGAAAAGAGGTGAAAATGGGTTACCAGGACAGCCAGGCCTCAAAGGTGATCAGGGTGTTCCAGGGGAAAGGGGACCAGCCGGCCCACCAGGCCCCCAAGGCCCTCCTGGGGAACAAGGACCAGAAGGCATTGGAAAGCCAGGAGCCCCTGGAACTCCAGGCCAGCCAGGGGTCCCAGGGATGAAAGGTCACCCTGGGGCTCCAGGAACAGCTGGGCTCCCAGGGGCTCCTGGCTTTGGGAAACCAGGCTTGCCAGGCCTGAAGGGACAAAGAGGACCCGTGGGCCTTCCAGGGAGTCCAGGTGCCAAAGGGGAACAAGGCCCAGCAGGTCATCCTGGGGGAGCAGGTCTGCCCGGACCCTCAGGGAATATGGGACCCCAAGGACCAAAAGGCATTCCAGGTGACCCCGGGCTCCCaggccctaaaggcgagatgggGCCAGTGGGGCCTGCAGGAAACCCTGGGGCAAAGGGAGAAAGGGGCTCCTCTGGCTTAGATGGAAAACCAGGGTACCCAGGAGAACCAGGTCTCAATGGTCCCAAGGGTAACCCAGGGTTGCCGGGCCCAAAAGGTGACCCTGGAATTGCAGGATCCCCTGGTCTCCCAGGCCCCGTGGGTCCAGCAGGAGCTAAGGGAGTGCCTGGACACAACGGTGAGGCTGGGCCCAGAGGTGTCCCTGGAATACCAGGTACTAGAGGTCCCATTGGGCCACCAGGCATTCCAGGATTCCCTGGATCCAAAGGCGATGCGGGAATTCCAGGGCCTCCTGGCCCAGCTGGCATAGCAGTCAAGGGCCTCAATGGacctactgggccaccagggcctCCAGGACCAAGAGGCAATGCTGGGGAGCCTGgcctcccagggcccccagggcccccaggCCCTCCAGGCCAAGCAGCCCTGCCCGAGGACTTTGTAAAGGCAGGCCAAAGGCCGTTTGTTAGTGCCAATCAGGGAGTAACAGGAATGCCAGTGTCTGCTTTCACTGTTATCCTCTCCAAAGCTTACCCAGCTATAGGTACTCCTATCCCATTCGATAAGATTTTATATAACAAGCAACAGCATTACGACCCAAGAACTGGAATCTTTACCTGTAAGATTCCGGGGATATATTACTTCTCTTACCACATACATGTGAAAGGGACCCATGCTTGGGTAGGTCTGTATAAGAACGGCACCCCTGTAATGTACACCTATGATGAGTACATCAAGGGCTACCTGGATCAGGCTTCAGGGAGCGCTGTCATCGACCTCACCGAGAACGACCAGGTGTGGCTCCAGCTGCCCAATGCAGGCTCGAATGGGCTGTACTCCTCTGAGTACGTCCACTCCTCTTTCTCAGGATTCTTGGTGGCTCCAATGTGA